One stretch of Thalassovita sp. DNA includes these proteins:
- the rplR gene encoding 50S ribosomal protein L18, producing MANSKRTLFLKRRLRVRNKLRKVNVGKLRLSVHRSNKNISAQLIDDVNGVTLVSASSLEKDLGVVGKNNTEAAAKVGAAVAERAVKAGHTEAYFDRGGFLFHGKVKALADAAREGGLKV from the coding sequence ATGGCAAACAGCAAAAGAACCCTGTTTCTGAAGCGCCGCCTGCGCGTCCGGAACAAACTTCGCAAAGTGAACGTCGGCAAGCTGCGCCTGTCGGTTCACCGTTCGAACAAGAACATCAGCGCTCAGCTGATCGACGACGTGAACGGTGTAACCCTGGTTTCGGCTTCGTCGCTGGAAAAAGACCTGGGCGTTGTTGGCAAAAACAACACCGAAGCAGCGGCCAAAGTTGGCGCAGCTGTTGCGGAGCGCGCCGTGAAGGCTGGCCACACCGAAGCATACTTCGATCGTGGCGGTTTCCTGTTCCACGGCAAAGTGAAGGCCCTGGCCGACGCTGCGCGTGAAGGTGGCCTGAAGGTCTAA
- the rpmD gene encoding 50S ribosomal protein L30 has protein sequence MAKTIVVKQIGSPIRRPADQRATLVGLGLNKMHKTRELEDTPSVRGMVNKIPHLVEIIEERG, from the coding sequence ATGGCTAAAACCATCGTTGTAAAACAGATCGGCTCGCCGATCCGTCGTCCCGCAGACCAGCGCGCCACCCTGGTGGGTCTGGGTCTGAACAAGATGCACAAAACCCGTGAGCTGGAGGACACTCCTTCGGTACGCGGCATGGTCAACAAGATCCCGCATCTGGTGGAAATCATCGAAGAGCGCGGCTAA
- the rpsE gene encoding 30S ribosomal protein S5: MAERENRRDRRDRDEAPEFADRLVAINRVSKTVKGGKRFGFAALVVVGDQKGRVGFGKGKAKEVPEAIRKATEQAKRQMIRVPLKEGRTLHHDMEGRHGAGKVVMRTAPEGTGIIAGGPMRAVFEMLGIKDVVSKSIGSQNPYNMIRATLNGLTKESSPRSVAARRGKKVADILRKDEAPAAADS, translated from the coding sequence ATGGCAGAACGTGAAAACCGCCGGGACCGTCGCGATCGTGACGAAGCTCCGGAATTCGCAGATCGTCTCGTCGCGATCAACCGTGTGTCGAAAACCGTAAAAGGTGGTAAGCGCTTCGGCTTCGCCGCTCTGGTGGTTGTCGGCGATCAGAAAGGCCGTGTTGGCTTCGGTAAAGGTAAAGCGAAAGAGGTCCCTGAGGCCATTCGTAAAGCCACCGAGCAGGCCAAGCGTCAGATGATCCGCGTACCTCTGAAAGAGGGCCGCACCCTGCACCACGACATGGAAGGTCGTCACGGTGCCGGTAAAGTCGTCATGCGCACCGCACCTGAAGGTACCGGTATCATCGCCGGTGGTCCGATGCGTGCCGTCTTCGAGATGCTGGGCATCAAAGACGTTGTGTCGAAGTCGATCGGTTCGCAGAACCCCTACAACATGATCCGCGCAACCCTCAACGGCCTGACCAAAGAGTCGAGCCCGCGTTCGGTTGCCGCACGTCGTGGCAAAAAAGTTGCTGACATCCTGCGCAAGGATGAAGCACCTGCCGCCGCAGACTCGTAA